The genomic DNA GAAGTCAGGGTGATCAGGGTGGTAAGGATCGTGGAAACCGGGTTTTTCATCTATTGCTCCTTGTAACGGAAAAGTTTCGAACTGTTGCTAGTCTATATAGCGAGGAGCGTGCCAAGGTTGGATTTTTCTCATTTTTTCTGCATAAACTATCGAAATGTAAGGATAAAAAACTTCTTTTTAGGTCTTTGCAGGACGGGTCTTGGAGGAGGCGTTGTATAGAGAAAATATACGAAAAGCACCCTCGTCAGCGTCGGGAAGGGCCGGTCTTGTTCACGAAACTAATCGAAAACAAAGGGATTTTTCTTTGGGGAAAAAGGTATGGACAATTTATACAGGGTCTGTATGAGGGGAATTGCCAAAGTGGCAGGAGAAAGCAAGCAGGGCAACCTGGGTTGCGGGGATCGCTGGAGGGAAAAAACCGGCACACCATGACCCACCGCTTGGTTGGTGGATAATCGCTGGCCCCCTCCCCGCGATTATCAGGCCTCCGGATGTGGCAGAAGCCGGAGGGCAGACGGGCCGGTCTTTGACCGCGCGGTGGGTCTGGTGTGCCTCGTTTTAATCTTTATATTAGCCAGAATCGGGCCAACAATTCGCCTCAGTACAGGCAGATTCTTTGATTTCCAAATTTCTTAACAAGTACCGGATTTTATTGGAATTGTTTTTTTGAGATAAGTTGCGTAGAGAAGCCGAGGTCCGGCATTTGGCGGAAAGGGTCCGGCGAATGGCGGTTAGAAAAAGCCCGGGATCACCATTCGCCGGTTCCGAGGAGGGAATTAACGTCGGGCGATTTTTTCCATCAAGGCTTCGACGATGCCGGGGATGCAGTCGGCGAAGATATCCCGCGTGGCCACTTCAAAGGTGGTTGATTGCCGGGTTGCCGGATTATAGAATTCCAGCCGGTAGCTGACCGTCATGATCACGCCCCGGCCGGGCGCCACGGACATTTCCCGAGTGAGGATGGTGCCGAAGAGGATCAGGTCGGGATTCCGGTCGAGGCCAAGACGCGCGGTCAACGGTTCCGACGCCATCCCCTTGATCTCGGTCACCGCCAGTTGCGGGTCGTCAAAGCCGGGCCGAACATGCAGATCCGCATGGAAGAGTCCTTTATCCTTGAACTGCTGGGCAAAGTAAGCCGCTTCTTCCCCCCGGCAGATGTAGAAGGCTTCGCGGGTTTTGGCGAAGGGTCCGACCACCAGGATCCGGCTACCGGGACGCAGACTGCCGATATCGCCGGAGATAACCTGGATTTCGCCGACCCCTTCGGCGGAGCGCATGACCTGACCGTAAATCAGACCACAGCCCGAGAGGACGGTCACCAGCACTAACGGGAGCAGATAACGCAGCGGTTTCATTGAATCCCTCCGAATGAGAGTTTGTGACATTCGAGACAGTTATCCGTGGGGCGATGATGACGAAGCCTGGTCACGTCATGACATTCCCGGCAGGATGGATTGTCGGTAGCCTGCCGATGGGCCTCGGTGTTGGTGCGGCGAGGAGAGAGGGGAGGGATGCGATCGACACAGGCGGTAGAGGCCAGGGTCAGCAGCAGGAACAAGACAATGGTTTTCATGGCGAGAGATCCCTGATGGCGGAAGGGCAAAGGGGGCACCGGCGTCGAAAACGGCCATCGGCTGTCGCGGTCTGGAAAAACTCTAGCAGAGCACTCGAAAAGGCACAAGGATCGGCATGAAGCAAAATGATGAGGTTTGCTTGAGAAAATTTATCGGTCGCTCTTTGCTGTCTGTCCTCTTGGGGGGATGGCTGCTGGTCTGCGCCTGTAGTCCGGCGCGGGAGAACGCTCCCCTGACCTTGGCCGGGGAGGGGCGGCTGATCGTTGAAATGGCGGGATTTCGCAACTCCCAGGGGATGGCGCGGGTGTGGCTTTTTGCTTCGGCGGAAGGTTTTCCCGATGAAGAGAAGGGCGCTCTAGCGAGTGCTCAGGGGGAAATTCGCGACGGCCGCTGCGAGGTGACCTTTCCCCAGCTGCCTTTCGGTGCTTATGCGGTCAGCGTACTGCACGACGAAGATGGCGACAATCGGATGGCTGCTAATCTTTTCGGGATGCCCCGGGAAGGTTTCGGCCTCTCCAATGGTCTCGGCACGCGCCGCCTTGGGCCGCCCGACTTCGCGGAGGCCCGTTTCCTCTTCATGATGGACGGGCTGCGGGTGCCGGTCAGGGTGGAGTATCTCGACCGGCGTCGCGATGAACAGCGCAGGCGGCGGCAATCCCCCTAGCCGTCCGGTTTCCGATGCCCGGTTTATGGTTGCCGCTCTCGTTCGATCGTGCAATACTTTCGCGGATTTGGAAGAAAAAGCGGAAATGGATGGAGGATGTCATGGGCTACAGAAATCTCGCTTCCTGTGTCGCCGATCTGGAACGGACCGGTCAGCTGCGGCGCATCGACGCCGAGGTCGACGCCAATCTCGAAATCGGCGCTATCCAGCGCCGGGTCTACCGGGCCGGCGGGCCGGCGCTGCTCTTCACCAACGTCAAGGGTTGCCCCTTTCCCATGCTCGGCAACCTTTTCGGCACCCTGGAGCGGACCCGCTACATCTTTCGCGATACCCTCAAAACCATTGAAGCGCTGGTCGCCCTCAAGGTCAACCCGGCCCACGCCCTGAAACATCCCCTTGCGGCCCTGCGCGCCCCCCTCGGCGCCTGGCATCTGCTGCCACGCAAAGTCTCCGCTGGGCCGATCCTCACCCATACCACCAGCATCGACCAGTTGCCCCAGCTAAAATCCTGGCCCGACGATGGTGGCGCCTTCATCACCTTGCCCCAGGTCTATTCGGAAGATCCGCTGCGGCCCGGTATTCGCTCTTCCAATCTGGGCATGTACCGGGTACAGATTTCCGGCGGCGACTACGCGCCGAACCAGGAGATCGGCCTGCACTATCAGATCCACCGGGGGATCGGCGTCCATCACGCCGCCGCCATCGAACGGGGCGAACCGCTCAAGGTCAACATCTTCGTCGGTGGGCCCCCCAGCCTGACGGTGGCGGCGGTCATGCCGCTGCCCGAGGGAATGCCCGAGCTGGCCTTTGCCGGGCTCCTCGGCGGACATCGGCTGACCATGGTCACCCCGGAGGGCGGCCTGCCGATGCCGGCGGAAGCCGATTTCGTCATCACCGGCACCATCGACCCGCACAAAACCCTGCCCGAAGGCCCCTTCGGCGACCATCTCGGCTATTACAGCCTGGCCCACGACTTTCCGGTGGTGCGGGTCGAGCGGGTCTATCATCGCGAGGGGGCGATCTGGCCCTTCACCAGCGTCGGCCGGCCGCCCCAGGAAGACACCACCTTCGGCGCCTTCATCCACGAACTGACCGGGCCGCTGATCCCGACGGTGCTGCCGGGCATCCGTGCCGTCCATGCCGTCGACGCCGCCGGGGTCCATCCCCTGCTGCTCGCTGTCGGCAGCGAGCGCTACGTCCCCTATGCCCAAGAAGAACGTCCGCAGGAGCTGCTCACCCTCGGCAACGCCGTCCTCGGCCAAGGGCAGTTGTCGCTGGCTAAGTACCTCTTTATCTGCGCCGGGGAGGACAACCCGGCCCTCGATATCCACGACATCCCGGCCTTCTTCCGTCATGTGCTGGAGCGGGTCGACTGGCGGCGGGACGTGCATTTCCAGACCTGCACCACTATCGACACCCTCGACTACTCGGGGAGCGGCTTCAACGAAGGCTCCAAGGTGGTGATCGCCGCCTGCGGCGACAAACGTCGCGAGCTGCCGACGGAAATCCCCGGCGATCTGAGCCTGCCCGAGGGTTTCACCGCCCCCCGCATCGCCCTCCCCGGCGTGCTGGTGGTGCAGGGGCCGGAATGCCGCTCGCAACGGGGGCGGGAGGATGCTGCCATCGAGGCCTTCTGCCGCTTTTTCGGGGAGGATGACCCGCTCAACCGCTTTCCCCTGGTGGTCATCGGCGACGACAGCGAATTCGCCGGGCGCACCCTCGACAACTGGCTGTGGACGACCTTCACCCGCTCCAATCCCGCCAGCGACATCTACGGCATCGGCGCTAAAACCGTCGCCCGCCACTGGGGTTGCCGCGGCGCGCTGGTCATTGACGCCCGCCGCAAGCCCCACCATGCGCCGCCGCTGCTCGAAGACCCCGCCGTCGAAGCGCGGGTCGACGCCCTCGGCGCCCCCGGTGGGCCGTTGCACGGCATCATCTGAACAAAGGAGTCTTGGCTTATGTGGTCTTTTCTCGGCAGATATCGCGATTTCGGCCTGTTGGTGCTGCGCCTCGGCGTCGGTGCCCTGTTCCTTTTCCACGGCTGGCCCAAGCTGATGGGCGGCCCGGTCAAGTGGGAGTCCCTGGGGACGGCCATGGGCTATCTCGGCATCCATGTCATCCCCGTCTTCTGGGGGCTGATGGCGGCGCTCAGCGAGTTTTTCGGCGGCGTCTGCCTGATCCTCGGCGTGGTTTTTCGCCCCGCCTGCCTGCTCCTCCTCGGCACCATGGCGGTGGCGGCAACGATGCATCTGCAGCGCGGCGACGGTTTGCAGGTCGCCTCCCATGCCATCGAACTCGGCTTCGTCTTCTTCGGTCTGCTCTTCGTCGGGCCGGGACGCTTCGGCTTCGGCCGGGGCTAGGCGAAACATTCGCCGGTTGACGGAGCGGGGGAAGGGTGGTACAAATCCCCTCTCGTTTTTGCACAACATTCTGTACTGATAGTCGAGGTCCGACCATGCTCGATCTGAAATATCTGCGGGACAATCTTGAAGAGGCCCAGCGCCGCCTGGCGACCCGGGGCGAGGAAGCCAACCTGGCGGCCTTTACCGATCTTGATCGGCGTCGGCGCGAACTGCTCGGCGAATCGGAAGCACTCAAAGCCGAGAAGAACCGGGTCTCCGCCATCATCGGCCAGACCAAGGACAAGGGGCAGGTGCAGGGGGAAATTGTCCGGATGAAAGAGGTCTCGGCGCAGATCAAGACCCTCGACGACGAACTCAAGTCGGTGGAGGAAAACCTCCAGGGGCTGCTGCTGCGGATTCCCAATCTTCCCCACGAAGAGACGCCGGTGGGCGCCTCCGAAGCGGACAACCGCGAAGTCAAGCGCTGGGGAGATTTGCCGACCTTCGATTTCGAGCCGCAAGCCCACTGGGATATCGGCGAAGGGCTGGGCATCCTCGACTTTGAACGGGGGACCAAGATCACCGGCACCCGCTTTACCCTCTATCGCGGAGCCGGGGCGCGGCTGGAACGAGCATTGATTAATTTCATGCTTGACCTGCATACGGGCGAGCACAAATATGTTGAAATTTTGCCGCCCTTTATGGTAAACAGGGACTCCATGACGGGGACCGGACAGCTCCCCAAGTTTGAAGACGATCTTTTCCATACCGACGATCCCGATTATTTTCTCATCCCGACGGCGGAAGTTCCGGTCACGAATATTCACCGGAACGAGATCCTCGCGGGAAGCGACCTGCCGGTCTGCTACACGGCCTACACCCCCTGCTTTCGCAAGGAGGCCGGTTCCTACGGCAAGGACACCCGGGGGCTGATTCGTCAGCACCAGTTCAACAAGGTTGAACTGGTCAAGTTCGTCAAGCCCGAGGACTCGGACGCTGAGCTGGCCAAACTGCTCGACAACGCCGAAGAGGTGTTGCGGCGCCTGAAGCTCCCCTACCGGGTGGTCGATCTTTGCTCCGGAGACCTCGGTTTCTCCGCCGCCCGCACCTTCGACATCGAAGTCTGGTTGCCGGGACAGGCCACCTACCGGGAAATCTCCTCCTGCTCCAACTTCCGCGACTATCAGGCGCGGCGGGCGGCGATCCGGTTCCGGCGCGAGGACGGGGAAAAGCCCGAGCTGGTTCACACCCTCAACGGGTCAGGTCTCGCGGTAGGCCGGACGCTGGTCGCCATTCTGGAAAATTACCAGCAGGCCGACGGTTCGGTCTTGGTCCCCGAGGTACTACGCCCCTATATGGGCGGCCTTGAGCGGATCACTAAAGGATAATAAGCCACGGAGGAGTGGCCGAGTGGTTTAAGGCGGCGGTCTTGAAAACCGTTGATCGAAAGATCCGTGGGTTCGAATCCTACCTCCTCCGCCAGTTAATTAAGCAGAATCTTGGTAGGATTCGAAGCGGCGCAAGACGCTTCAGCGAAAATTAAATAGTTGCATACGGAGAGGTGGCCGAGTCGGCTGAAGGCGCTCGCCTGCTAAGCGAGTGTACGGGGTAGACCCGTACCGAGGGTTCGAATCCCTCCCTCTCCGCCATTTAGTTAATTTGCAGGGGCGATTCATGAATCGCCCTGGTCAAAAAAAAGTTGACAATCGCGGCAATTTGCGCGATAAACACCCCTCTCAACACGCACCGCTAGCTCAGCTGGATAGAGCGTCTGACTACGGATCAGAAGGCCGGGAGTTCGAATCTCTCGCGGTGCGCCACTAAAATCAAGGGCTTGGCTGGTTTCCAGTCAGGCCCTTCTTGTCTATTCAGCCCTATTGTCATGGGAAATGTCATGTCGATCGATCCCGCCCGCGACGAGTTCTTCATGCGCCAGGCCATGACCGAGGCCGAGGCGGCCGCCGCGTTGGGCGAGGTGCCGGTCGGCGCGCTGCTCGTTCGGGACGGGGTGATCATCGGGCGCGGCCACAATCTGCGGGAAACCAGCAACGATCCGACCACGCACGCGGAAATGCTCGCCATCCGCCAGGGGGCGGAACATATCGATCACTGGCGGTTGCTCGATACCACCCTCTATGTCACTCTGGAACCCTGTGTCATGTGCATGGGGGCGATCATCCTGGCGCGCATTCCCCGGCTGGTCTACGGCTGCCGCGACCCCCGGGTCGGCGCCGCCGGTTCGATCTACGATTTCTCCCGGGATGAGCGCTTCAACCACCGGGTTGAGGTCACCGAAGGGGTGTTGCGGGACGAATGCAGCGCCCAGCTCAGCACCTTCTTCCAGGCCCTGCGCGCGCGCAAGAAGGCGCTTCGGGTGCCAGCCGGCGAGGATGAATAAAATTCTTGGCAAGCAGCGGACAAATGAAGTAGTATGCGCCCTGCTTCGAAAATCACCCCTTGCGGAGGGGTGTCCGAGAGGTCGAAGGTGACAGACTCGAAATCTGTTGTACCGCAAGGTACCGTGGGTTCGAATCCCACCCCCTCCGCCAGTAATAACAAGGGCTTAGCCGGAAACGGCTAGGCCCTTTTTCTTATGTTATGTTTATGGGCTACCTTTAGGGCTACCTTTAAGGGATTGGTGATGTTAAGGAGGGTGCCTTCAAAGTGGCATGTTTGCATCTCGGGGATGCTTTTTTTATGGTTCTGGACCGCCGGATCCTCTGCTCCCTTTCCGAAATTACGCTCATAATTTTGGGAAAGATAACGATCTTGCATCTGGGGTGGGGCAGTGAGTGAACTTGATCCAAGTGGACATCTTTGGAAAACAACTAGATAGAGAAACAGGAAATTTGCTTGTCAGGCGGCCTCGTCGGCAACCCAGCCTTTATGACTGTGACTGATCGCCACCCGCCTTTGCCCGTGCGGTTGCGGGGAAAGCGATAGATTGGCCATCTCGTCAAAGTAGTTTTCAATCTGGCGATTGTGGTCTACCAGGCTACGAAGCAGCAGTTCATTGGCTTCTCCCATCAGCGAGGGCTTGTGCTCGGATTCCCAATGGCTTACCTGGCTGGGGCGCACGTGCATGTTCCTGGCGAAGTCCGCCTTTGACCAGCCCAGGGATTTACGCAGAAAGGTAATCTCGAAAGGCTCCAGGCGACCGGACTTCTTGATGACAATGTTCGCCAGCAGGCGATGCAGTTGTTCCATTTTGGGGATGTTGACCAACGTGTTGCCGCACGCCGGGCAACGCTCCACCAGGATATTGTTCAGGGTCACATAGGGAAGGCCGGATTCCGTGTAACGGATGTTCTCGCGGCTCTGAACCAGTTCTTCTTGCCGGCAGTCAGGGCACGTCATTTTAATCTCCAGTCCGTCACGATAAACATCCTGATTTCGCCCAAGACTTCCACCACGACGATAGATTTACCAGGTCTGGGTGGCAGAATCGATGGTGACGGCGAGCGTAGCTCGCAACCAACTAAATTTTGACTTGAGCAAATCGAATTCGGGTCCCTCTGTAATGAAGGCGGCAGTGCCTTTTATCAGAAATCCAGCACCTGGGCCATGATTGCCTGTTACTTTGCTGCTGCCCAAAGTGATCAGCACGTGATTGTTGAATGCAACGTTGGCCTCGGTTTTATGCATGTACCCTGCCGGAATCAGCAAGCGGCCATCCCCCGAAACGCGGAGGTAGCTGTTCCAAGTGTTCACCATATGGGGGCCGCCCTCGCCTAGGGTTGCAATCGCAACCACGCCATCTTGATTCATTATTTCTTTTAATTTCTCAGGTAACATCGTAATCCCCTCCCGTTTAGTGAGTTGTTTGCGGCTCGTTTATATACCATCACCAACCGTCACTTGTCTCAGGTTATTGATGTCGCGCAGTGGGGGCGCGCCGAACAGGCGACTGTATTCTCGGCTGAACTGGGATGGGCTTTCGTAGCCGACCTGGAACGCCGCCGTTGCCGCATCGAGATGTTCCGCAAGCATCAAGCGTCGGGCTTCCTGCAAGCGCAACTGCTTCTGATACTGCAAGGGACTCAACGCCGTCACCGACCGGAAGTGGTGATGAAAGGTCGAGGGGCTCATGCCCGCCCTGGCGGCAAGGTCATCGATACGTAGCGGCTGGGTGAAGTTCATCTTCAGCCATTCAATGGTCCGGGCAATCTGCTGACTCTGGCTCCCCGCCACCGCGATTTGACGCAATCGTGCCCCCTGATCCCCCACCAGCAGGCGATAGAGAATCTCGCGTTGGATGTTCGGGGCCAGGATCGGGATATCTTCCTCGCTGTCGAGCAACTCCATCAAGCGCACAAAGGCGTTGACCAGCGGCGGTGTCACCGCACCGGTCGCCATGCCGCGACTCGGCTGCTGCGTTCGCGGCGCGGGGAGATGGCTATCGGCCATCAACTGGGTAATTTCACGCTGATTGAGTTTCAACACCAGCCCCAGGTATGGACAGCCCCGGCTCGCTTCGGTCACCTGCCAAACCGAGGGCAGATCCACGGACGCAATCAGATAGTTCTGGGGGTCATACACGTACACATCGTTTCCGAGCACCACGCGCTTAGCCCCTTGAGCCGTAAGGCAGATACTCGGTTCGTACATGCCGCAGGTCAGTTCGGTTGGTTCGTTCCGCCGCCATAGTGTCAAGCCAGGGATCGCGGTTTCGATGGTGTCGCTTCTGTCGGTCCATCGGGCAATCCGCTTGCCAAGAAACTCCACGCTTGAAGCCCTTTCCATTTTCTCGTCAATCTCCATAGGCCAGCCTTTTCGCTATTTAAGGTCGTGAACCCATCCTAGCCGGCCTGACCCTCTCAGGCAACATTTTTACGAATAACCGTAAGATCAGGCAAGAATCGAGCAGGATTGGTCTACCGCTGGCTGCCCCAGCGGGAGTACGATTCAATCGAAATGGACGGCAGAAACCAATCGCAGTCAAAAATGACATCCGGCAGCCGGCAAGAGCTGCGCTGCACCAGCAAAGGAGAATAATCATGGCAGCATTCACAGTACCGAGACAGACATTTCACGGCCCCGGCTCCCTGGAGAACCTGAAGGAGCTGAAGGGCAAAAAGGCGGTGATTGTCACCGGCGGCGGATCAATGAAGCGTTTCGGATTTCTCGAAAAAAGCATGGCTCTGTTAGCTGATGCCGGGATCGCTACGGCCGTTTTGGAGGGGGTTGAAGCCGATCCTTCGGTCGAGACCGTCATGCGCGGCGTTGAATTTTTCAACCGCGAAAACCCGGATCTGATCATCGGCCTGGGTGGCTGCTCGGCAATTGATGCGGCCAAGGCGATGTGGGTCTTTTATGAGTATCCCAATGCAACGTTCGAAGAGATCACCCAGCCTTTCACCATCCAGCCGCTACGCAACAAGGCCCGTTTTGTCGCCATCCCTTCCACCAGCGGGACGGGGACCGAGGCGACCTGCGTTGCCGTCATCACCGACACGAAAAAGGGCATCAAGTATCCGCTCGTCTCTTACGAACTCTGCCCCGACATCGCCATCGTGGACGGTGAATTGGCGGTCAGCATGCCGGCCAACGTGACCGCCGACACCGGCATGGATGCCCTGTCGCATGATGTCGAGGCCTTTGTCGCGGCTCTGGCGAGTCCTTATACCGATGCCCTGGCTCTCGACTCGGTGCGCTCTATTTTCGACAATCTCCCGAAAGCCTATGACGATGGCAGCCAAATCGGGGTCCGGCAAGCGATGCACGATGCCTCCTGTTTGGCGGGGATGGCCTTTTCAAATGCGATTCTCGGCATCGTTCACTCCATCGCCCATCAGGTTGGCGGCATGTTCAACATCCCGCATGGCCGCGCCAACGCGATTCTGATGCCGAACGTTGTGCGCTTCAACCGCCGAGCCACCGACAAGTACCGTCAGCTGGCCCAGGCTTTGGGAAAAGAAACAGCGGAAGATTTCGCTCAGGAACTTGAACGACTCAGACAACGGGTCGGGATCGAGGACAGCTTCCAGGCCTATGGCCTTGCGGCGGATGCCTGGCAGGATAAACTGGATGCCATGGTACAAAACGCCCTGGCTGATCCCTGCACCGGCACCAACCCTCGACAACCTTCCGCAGGGGAAATGAAGGAAATCTTCCAATGCTGTTTCGTGGGTAAAATCGTCGACTGTTGATCCGAAAAGCTCTCCCCTGCCCAGGGGAGAGCTTTTCCGTGCTTGAGATCCCCACAAGACGCGTACGCTGTCGAGGGCGGATGGAAATGGGTCCCGAAAGGACCACGCGTCAAAAACACGAGCGATATCGAATTGAAAAACGGCTGACCCGGTTTTCGTTCCACCCAAAAGGGATAGAATCGAATAAGCTGGATAAACAGCCGCTTGGACTAGGAGGAAAGTGCGATGGCAGTGGGCTGGGCTCGAGATGAGGCGGTGCAGGAACAGATAGACGCCACGGTGGAATCCGCTGTCCAGTTGGCAAAAAGCAGATTACCACAAGGCGAAAGTCTGACTCATTGTCAAGAATGCGAAGTGGAAATCCCTGAAGCACGTCGGAAAGCGATGCCCGGGGTTCGATACTGCATCAACTGTCAGGCGGAACGGGAAAAGAAACAGCAGGCGTCCGCGCTCTATAATCGAAGAGGCAGCAAAGACAGTCAGATAAAGTGACGGGTTTTGAAATAGGTGAGGAGGGCGGGGGCGATCCCGCCTCTTCCCACACAGCTTATCAAGGGGCCAGCTCACGAAACGGAAAAAATCGCACGCTCAGACTTTTCCCCCGGTCGATTACATCACTTGCGTTTCACTCAATGCCCACGAATAGCCTAAAATTCCTTAGGCAAGGTGGGATTGAAATACAGAACAACTTTCAGGATAGGCCCAATTCGGAAAATCCGGTTGGGCCTTTGGTGTTTTGGAAATGTTTTGGAAACGGTGAACTGTAAGACGATGCCGAATAGAACAAAAGTGCCTAGAAAACCAACGGCGATTCACGGGCGTCTTCGTCACCTGCTAGTTTTACGGCTACATCTTTTTGGGTTCTGTTCTGAGAATGTG from Desulfuromonas acetexigens includes the following:
- a CDS encoding DUF2141 domain-containing protein yields the protein MRKFIGRSLLSVLLGGWLLVCACSPARENAPLTLAGEGRLIVEMAGFRNSQGMARVWLFASAEGFPDEEKGALASAQGEIRDGRCEVTFPQLPFGAYAVSVLHDEDGDNRMAANLFGMPREGFGLSNGLGTRRLGPPDFAEARFLFMMDGLRVPVRVEYLDRRRDEQRRRRQSP
- a CDS encoding UbiD family decarboxylase, producing MGYRNLASCVADLERTGQLRRIDAEVDANLEIGAIQRRVYRAGGPALLFTNVKGCPFPMLGNLFGTLERTRYIFRDTLKTIEALVALKVNPAHALKHPLAALRAPLGAWHLLPRKVSAGPILTHTTSIDQLPQLKSWPDDGGAFITLPQVYSEDPLRPGIRSSNLGMYRVQISGGDYAPNQEIGLHYQIHRGIGVHHAAAIERGEPLKVNIFVGGPPSLTVAAVMPLPEGMPELAFAGLLGGHRLTMVTPEGGLPMPAEADFVITGTIDPHKTLPEGPFGDHLGYYSLAHDFPVVRVERVYHREGAIWPFTSVGRPPQEDTTFGAFIHELTGPLIPTVLPGIRAVHAVDAAGVHPLLLAVGSERYVPYAQEERPQELLTLGNAVLGQGQLSLAKYLFICAGEDNPALDIHDIPAFFRHVLERVDWRRDVHFQTCTTIDTLDYSGSGFNEGSKVVIAACGDKRRELPTEIPGDLSLPEGFTAPRIALPGVLVVQGPECRSQRGREDAAIEAFCRFFGEDDPLNRFPLVVIGDDSEFAGRTLDNWLWTTFTRSNPASDIYGIGAKTVARHWGCRGALVIDARRKPHHAPPLLEDPAVEARVDALGAPGGPLHGII
- a CDS encoding DoxX family protein; this encodes MWSFLGRYRDFGLLVLRLGVGALFLFHGWPKLMGGPVKWESLGTAMGYLGIHVIPVFWGLMAALSEFFGGVCLILGVVFRPACLLLLGTMAVAATMHLQRGDGLQVASHAIELGFVFFGLLFVGPGRFGFGRG
- the serS gene encoding serine--tRNA ligase, producing the protein MLDLKYLRDNLEEAQRRLATRGEEANLAAFTDLDRRRRELLGESEALKAEKNRVSAIIGQTKDKGQVQGEIVRMKEVSAQIKTLDDELKSVEENLQGLLLRIPNLPHEETPVGASEADNREVKRWGDLPTFDFEPQAHWDIGEGLGILDFERGTKITGTRFTLYRGAGARLERALINFMLDLHTGEHKYVEILPPFMVNRDSMTGTGQLPKFEDDLFHTDDPDYFLIPTAEVPVTNIHRNEILAGSDLPVCYTAYTPCFRKEAGSYGKDTRGLIRQHQFNKVELVKFVKPEDSDAELAKLLDNAEEVLRRLKLPYRVVDLCSGDLGFSAARTFDIEVWLPGQATYREISSCSNFRDYQARRAAIRFRREDGEKPELVHTLNGSGLAVGRTLVAILENYQQADGSVLVPEVLRPYMGGLERITKG
- the tadA gene encoding tRNA adenosine(34) deaminase TadA; this encodes MSIDPARDEFFMRQAMTEAEAAAALGEVPVGALLVRDGVIIGRGHNLRETSNDPTTHAEMLAIRQGAEHIDHWRLLDTTLYVTLEPCVMCMGAIILARIPRLVYGCRDPRVGAAGSIYDFSRDERFNHRVEVTEGVLRDECSAQLSTFFQALRARKKALRVPAGEDE
- a CDS encoding type II TA system antitoxin MqsA family protein, whose product is MTCPDCRQEELVQSRENIRYTESGLPYVTLNNILVERCPACGNTLVNIPKMEQLHRLLANIVIKKSGRLEPFEITFLRKSLGWSKADFARNMHVRPSQVSHWESEHKPSLMGEANELLLRSLVDHNRQIENYFDEMANLSLSPQPHGQRRVAISHSHKGWVADEAA
- a CDS encoding pyridoxamine 5'-phosphate oxidase family protein, whose product is MLPEKLKEIMNQDGVVAIATLGEGGPHMVNTWNSYLRVSGDGRLLIPAGYMHKTEANVAFNNHVLITLGSSKVTGNHGPGAGFLIKGTAAFITEGPEFDLLKSKFSWLRATLAVTIDSATQTW
- a CDS encoding AraC family transcriptional regulator; protein product: MERASSVEFLGKRIARWTDRSDTIETAIPGLTLWRRNEPTELTCGMYEPSICLTAQGAKRVVLGNDVYVYDPQNYLIASVDLPSVWQVTEASRGCPYLGLVLKLNQREITQLMADSHLPAPRTQQPSRGMATGAVTPPLVNAFVRLMELLDSEEDIPILAPNIQREILYRLLVGDQGARLRQIAVAGSQSQQIARTIEWLKMNFTQPLRIDDLAARAGMSPSTFHHHFRSVTALSPLQYQKQLRLQEARRLMLAEHLDAATAAFQVGYESPSQFSREYSRLFGAPPLRDINNLRQVTVGDGI
- a CDS encoding iron-containing alcohol dehydrogenase is translated as MAAFTVPRQTFHGPGSLENLKELKGKKAVIVTGGGSMKRFGFLEKSMALLADAGIATAVLEGVEADPSVETVMRGVEFFNRENPDLIIGLGGCSAIDAAKAMWVFYEYPNATFEEITQPFTIQPLRNKARFVAIPSTSGTGTEATCVAVITDTKKGIKYPLVSYELCPDIAIVDGELAVSMPANVTADTGMDALSHDVEAFVAALASPYTDALALDSVRSIFDNLPKAYDDGSQIGVRQAMHDASCLAGMAFSNAILGIVHSIAHQVGGMFNIPHGRANAILMPNVVRFNRRATDKYRQLAQALGKETAEDFAQELERLRQRVGIEDSFQAYGLAADAWQDKLDAMVQNALADPCTGTNPRQPSAGEMKEIFQCCFVGKIVDC
- a CDS encoding DksA/TraR family C4-type zinc finger protein, translated to MAVGWARDEAVQEQIDATVESAVQLAKSRLPQGESLTHCQECEVEIPEARRKAMPGVRYCINCQAEREKKQQASALYNRRGSKDSQIK